TATAAATCGAGGTATAAATCAAGGGACCGATTTGAAACTTAGCAGAGTTATTGCTTATAATGATAGGAACAAAccctaaaaatttcaaaaccacatgtattttatatttaaatcttTCGGAGCTTAGAGGCACGTGTTCCAGTTGAGGTAGATGCTTGAAACTTTGCActgagtttattttttcaatgatttggAACAGATCAGGGGGGCGTcccaatgaaaaattttacggcCCTTAAATAAGgggatgtataaataattatacatatataattgtttgtttgtttcgtaaaataccaacaaaaaaaaactcccaCTATTCTTAGAAAGcgttttgtaaattcaaattgctgcGAAACTCTCGGAATGTCGTCAAAATCCTTTCATATcatagaattttttgtaatcgtaGGTCTTCTGacttcaatatatatatattagaagCTAATTTTTAGAGAAATTACTTTTCATCACGGTTAACCCTTACGCTGCACACCGAGGTCAAAATGACCCCGATGCGTGTTCACTGTAAATTCCACACGAAAAACATCCAAAACAGTTTGATATGATGCTtgagaaataatgaaatatcgtaaaaatcgttaattcattctctctccaaaaattcaacttcacTCACtcatataaatatgtatttttcatcgCACATTATctccatgttttttttttttaatccctgTGTCTCGAGAGTTACTCAATCAGTTCTCAGctggaaatattgaaaattcaacgagTCATGATTTTTTGAGTCAACTAATCGATTTCCCGGTATTTCTTTGTTCAAggaattgttttcatttttaaaatttcattacgcTAAACATAgttaatttttcttgaaatgtAATAGTTAAAGAGTGTCCctacattttttcaagttatccGAATCGATATCACCGTTTTTTACTTATTGATTTGTGACGTGGGGTCTCCAGCGACCCCGGTGTGACACCAGTGTTATACACAGGAGGTGTGCAGCGTAAGGGTTAAATTAagtcattaattattttcgtcgTCAAACGCTGAAACACgagtaaacgaaaaaaatgccAATCGTATAAATATCAGTTCAAAGTATGCGTCTCGTTGCAGGTTGATCAAAGTCAGGAAGCGATATCTCAAGAACCTGTTGAGGAAACGAGGCGTACGAAAGGAAGAACGGGATGGCCTCAGCACGTCTGGGCCTTGGAATTAAAGCAAGAACAGCCTCCGGGATTATAGCCTAATTACCACGAACAGCCTGAGATTCATCCTACTTTATACGAACTGGGTATGTGACAAGCAAGGTGGCGTGATAGATAAGTGCGGACATGTCACAAAAATGAGAGAGCATTCACGCTTTCGCCTCGGTTCTAAGAGTGCCATTTTTTGGAGAATAAATCGTTCTCACGAGAAACGAACGATCATTTAAAATCAATAAGCACGACCACGAAGCTgatccatatttttttcttaaatttatcTTTGTTCGGAAACATCACTTCGAAGAATAATTGTTTTCTTCAACTTCATAATATGTTTCGTCAGTAATTTTCTACCCAGCAGAATTTGGGAAAAAAGATCAGCTAATTCGACCTCAATCGATATACCtaccgtaaaaaaaatattcccaaCAAAATCATAGTGCCTACGATTTTTTATAAGTCGTCGTGGAATTTGACTGTATATTTCAACTTTTACGAGCAGTTTCAATCGTCCTAAGATTTGCTATAATTTCGTTGTACCCAGGATTTTTAACAACGTCACGACGtaggaatttttattacttgtctcaagttttgaaaaacgaacAGCTTTTGCAATGAGGTCGCGTTTCACGGATGAAGATACATAAATTTCACGTTCACCCGGCTggttcaataattttttattttccatcgaTCCTTCCACTCGAATCGTccggaaaaattataatccaCTGTACCGCGGCGTAGCAAAAGAAATCGCGGGCAGCTGGTTGAATTATACGGGGAAACATTTGTCATTGAATTTTCCTTCATAAATATCTCTGGCGAGCGCGAGTGCGACGTAAATTACGAATCAACGTTAGGTGGTCCAGGGAATCCCTTTTTCCGCGGGTATCTCGACGCAAGCGTCGCTTGGGAAAAATAGACACCGCGGAAAAACGAGCTCGAAATCAACTAAAACAAACGATTGGTTTGAAGATTAAAGAAAAGCTCGTAAAGTGAGCGGACGGATGTTCAAGCAGGTCCGTTTCACTGTGCatcaatttgaaaagtgtGCAGATATCAAGTTGAAATTGGTCGTGAAATCGTTGCTTATTACGATAGTAAAGCGTACTTTCTGTTTTGAAATATTACTATTAACGAAGGGGACAGAGTTTATGGTGATGCAAGACACCCGATACCGCGAGGTTTAAATCCTGTGAgtcactttttcttcttcactttTTCAACGAGACATCAATTACGCGCGGGTTCTGGTAAATTCGATATCTCCGAGTCGTAATTACGGCGCCAAAAGTCTCGCAACGTTCCAAGTCATGATTTAATGTATAGTTTTGCTCAAATGATTCATCGACTCACCGCTGACGGCAGCTGTAGGTTTTAATTAACGCGAATCGGAAATTTGCatgcatgaaaatttttagtgtGCCGATAATTCAGCTTTTAAAAAAAGCAATAAACATATGTAGCTCgctttttgtaaattcaacaaaCAGACTTTTCACCTGAAACTGTTTGACGAAACTTTTTACCGCGGGTTACGTAATGTTTTAATTTCCATCGTTTCTTCAActaaatttttatctgaattcTATTTCTTCGATTATATTTTGGCTCAACACTGAGAGGACAATTTATTACTGTATGGTGAAGCCAGTATTTATTACCATGTCGCATACTAAAACTATATTATCGATACACAAATATTGATAGCATATTTATTCAGGTTTAATTTATCGGTTTCTAATAAACTTTTATACAGCTTCGTGATCGTTTACAGTATAAAGTAACAAATATACAGCTATTTCCAAGCttaatgcaataaaaaaaaatctctatcgttataataaatattgatatcTTCCTTCTTCTCACGATGAACATTTCTCGCTAGTTGAACTTTTACAGAATTCTGATACGGAATAGAATTTAATCTTgctcgaataaaaataataaactttcGCAAAATTGGAATAACAAAAATCAGCTCGCCGGACGATTATTCAATAAGAATTGGAATCACGCGGTTCTGCGTTAAAATAATTAGGGAGCTAAATATATTTTGGCATTTTATTGCAATACGTTAGACATTATCGAAGGAAAAATTCGACGATGCTGTTTGTTGAAATGCcaaataatgaaacaaaatcgGTCGCATGAGCAACAAATCACCAtcgagaataattaaaaaatatatatatatatgaaatgCATTCTCGAAGGTGCCGAGTCGGTAAAGGTGGAATCACCAgttcatttttcttcgttctttgttaattttcaaatactacGTAATATGTGTAaagttataatataatacacgcagatacatattacatataattatGCAAGTATTATAAGttatttttatcgacaagCAGAGCCAGGGCACGCCTGGTTTGAAGTATAACTGCTGCATAGACGGTAATATATGCCGATAGCAATAAATATCTAGTGACTAAAATTCACCCGCATATGTACATTGTTAGCTATCTATCTTTAGTAGCAATTAAGTCTTACACCAATGTGTTATACAGACACTAGAATTCGCATGAAACCCGCCGAATATCATCGTGGACTTGGAGCTCTAcggttaataaatttttaagcaAAGAGTTGAGCGGTAAAAAGTGATAATATTCGCggataatatatacatatttatagaattatttaacttattttccacaattattattcatttatggctattttgatatttattgCGTAGACAGCGtcatgtgtatgtatgtatacattattACATAGCGTATGTGTGTGAAATAAATGTGAACGTTAAAAAAGGCGTTCCGAGTGTATGAGAATTATTACGGCGGTTTCACTGTTCCCTTGCACTTTCGTTTTCATCAACGATTCGAATCGAAGACTCGAGGCCGGAAAAAAgacggaaatttttcttcatcccaTCGCGGCCACCCCTGCACCCTCAACTTCGAGGTTCAAATACCGGGTTGAGATATAAATCTGCATTCCAAACGGGCGACACTATGCGAGGCACGCTATTATTAGATAAAGAAGTGACGTTTTTCCTGTCGTCGGGTTACCGCCACCCTTATACTGATTATTCCACGCTGGATACGCGTTCCCGTTATTTTAATTGCTCGCGTAATTAGGGGTAGTTTTTCATCGGCGGGCGGTACCTGGGATCTTTTGAAGCCCGGCCGAAATACCGAAGGTGGGAATTCGTGTCTCACGCTTCTATACTTGTCTACAAGTTCATCCCGTAATTGGTAAAAGCGTTAATCTCCATTTATTTTCACTTGCATCGGCATACCGGTTGTCTTCTTATTCCTACCCTCGGCTACGCCCACGAATCAAAATAACGACATACATTCAGCATCCCTTATTCCGTCTGCATGGGAAATCCAACTCACGTCAGTCTGACGTTAATACCGTGACTAATATgcaggaaaataattttgccaCCGCATAAAGCAATTTGCTcattggtttttattttttgtattttttttttttttaaacatatttaCAGCATCTCCTAAACGAGTAGTCGAAATAGTCGATACAACGTAATTTTTTGGTTACGTTTTGTGGCGACTATTTTACAAACTTGATCCTCATAACAGTCTTCCACGATTATCATCAAAGTTAATTACATGTTATTAAACAATTAGGAgtgaattttcgataaatttatgACGCAGAAACAATAATactgtgattaaaaaaaaacatgagtcGTGTACGAGGCTTCGACCAGAGTTTAAGAATTGTATTGAAAAAGCTCGCTTGTCGCGTCGTTACTCCGCGAGCTGCCAAGACCCAATGGTCAAGCGAGGAGAATCGAAAGGGTATTTATAGCGTAAGGGGTTGATTGGTTGATCCTCAGATTGAATTGGATAATTGACAAGTTTAACCCGCGACTGATAGCCGGGGAAAGCGTTACGCATAAATTCGACGCCTCGCGCGAAGCTCGACGTTAAATCTGTTCATTCGTTACGCCGTATGGGGTACGCGAATACGTCGAGAAATCCACGTCGCCGACTTTCAATTGTTTCCGTTATCCCCCGTCTCCCAAGCACAATCCCATTTTCAGGTGTATTTTGTTCCTCCTTTGAAAGTTGCAAAAACGCAATAGGTACGATTTTCTGACGATCGAAAGTCGGCACGGTGATCATTTTCACAGAGCATACAAAATGCGTGTGTATAAAATGTCTGTACAACTCACCGAATGTTGAGAAATCCACTTCCTGTCTTGCTACAACGCTCTGTTCCCTCGTAGTTCACATTTAACACTATGCACTgggaatttcaaacagttcgTTCTGCCTTACTGCGcaaaattgttgataaaagttgaaaagttCTCGATGCAACCTCGATTCTAATACGAAACCTCGTCATTGTCTACACACTCGCACCACACACTCGTTCAACTGTTACGATTAGAATTGTAGAATGAATGGGCTTTGAGACAAGCCAACGTATAAACGGATGCCGAGAAGGATCAGCGGTAAATGAAACCCGGTGTTATTGATGAAATTCTACGCGTTTCGGAGCAGAGTCACAAACACTTACGTTAGTTTACATTCACAGATTCGCCGAGTCACCTTTCACCCTCTGACTATCAGCTACGCGGCGATGTACGGTGTGAAAGGTAAACAATGCTAGTTTATGAAAAGAGGAGAAGAAGCAAGCCTCTCGATTTGACTTTAAAAATGATTAGTATCGGGGGAAAACAGCTCGTCGGTATCGAGTGGTCCGTGAATGGTGATGCGAAGGTGTATTATCGGACAGGTTCGTTCTAAACTCGGTGCGTCTAATTCCGTATGGGCGACGCGGAGTCCCGATCAAATGGAGACAAATTACCATTGAGTCGAGATTGTCGATGTAGGGGGAAGGGTGTTGTCAGCGGGGTGGTTTTCCTGCCCCCGTGAGCGGCGCCTCGGTCATCCTCCCCGTGGGATTGCGCCTCCTATATAACCTGAGGATTTCGTTTTACCGAACACCACTCGACTAAGAGGTTCAATCCAGTGTACAGCAGCATGATCCTCTTCACCAAGCATTTCTCTGTCTGTACGAGCATTGCTCTCCTCGTCACCTGCGTCACGGCCGAATACGGTAAGTCCCAAGTCGACGACACTCTTACACACATTTGTAACCTTATTACATGTTGCACATGCATCATTTCTTGCAGTGAAAATCATTCTTACGAGAATTACAGGCTCGGCTTCGAGATTTGTACTTGAGGGCGCGGAGTCGTGCTCATTGTTAACGAAATGTAACTCCAATCTTGTTTAACGATGTTAAATCGTGTGGCGATTCAATTTCAGCCTGATTAAGCAATTAAGCTCCTTGTTGAAAACCTGTGACTTTTGGACTTAGTTGAACTTTGCATAGTTATTTCCTTCTTCAAATGGACGGCTATTTATGCAACTCGCTAAGGCAGTGAATCGTACAGATAGTTGCAGGTATTGATTTGACAATGAGACATCCATAGGTAACGGATTTCAAATCTTTTACAAGGATTTGATGCTCTGCTCTAGAATTTTGGGTGATTTTAAACCATGCGAATCGTCGAGGAGCTTGAGACCTgtataaagtaaataaaacCTCGTGTTAATTGACGTTgatttgaaacaaaacttCCATCCGATGACACGAAAAGAGATTCCCCACAAGAAGGAGAATATTTAATTGTAACgatttgtaattgaaaaagatCACTCCGCAATATTTCAGTATCATAAAGTcactgtgaaaatttcaagtaatttaGTAGACTCGCTTGAAGGTTGTATACAAGAATTTTTGAATgctaaatgttttttttttttaacaaaataaaagacGCGGTCTTCGCAACTGCTTTACCGAATGAATTTTACCGTACagcgatataaaaatttcaatccctATACCTATTATCACTAGAATGAACCAAGAGTCgcgtgttttttcttttaaattttagTACCTTCTTAGCCACGGATATCAGTTTCTGCGACGACGTTGCtaattccgaaaaaaattctccccaCTGTCAAGCCACTAATTCCGTATATTGATTTGCCGCAATTCGCAAGCCGTGTAACGTACCTACctcggtaaaaattttccagacACCAGGGAAACCGaattgaatggcggccgattGCCGGAAGAGAACAGCATGTGCTCGGGAACCAGCTGCGCAAAGCGAAGTCCCCTGAACGGTGCTGCTGGCTCAATGTGGTTCGGGCCGCGTCTCGGCCGCAGGCGAAGATCCGACGAGAGGCTGGAGATGGATCCGGAGGAGACGAACGCCATAGCCGACGTGATAAACGGTGCGCCCTGGGCCTTGGTTTCCATCCCAGGTGAACTTGCGCTCGCCCTTTAACCGATCGGTTGCGATGCGTGATACGAGTTCCCGCTGTACTTTGTATTTTCTCAGGAGGAAAACGTCACGCTCTGCAGGTCTTCACACCGAGATTGGGAAGAGAATTGGGCGAGAATTACGGGTTCAATTCGCTGGTCGGTGACCAGGGCGGGAATCAGGACGACATGGAGCAGCGTTCTCCACCTTTCGCGCCGCGTCTTGGACGCCGTCTTCCTTTCGCACCTTCGCCGCGCCTCGGTCGCGAGCTTCGAGCACTTTTCCAGAAGGTCTAGGTCCGTCGACACGTCCAGGGATTCCTGCTGGAGGATCCCTGCATTCGCCCACTTCCGTTGTTACATAAATTTACATTGATTGATATAATTACGATAATTAAATGGTATATTACACGATTATACTGTATATTAGCCGTATTAAGTACCTGTATGACAACCTCTACGATGTATAATTAAACGCGATATTgcaatagaaaattgaaagaaagaaaagacagaagaaaaaaaaaaaaacaaccatttTACACACTTCACAAACGAAATATAAATACGTCCGTACAGAACGTGACTTGTGTAACCCAAGTAAATATGtacttataaatatatatgtatgtagcTCATCTCTTATGGATAATAAACTTTTatcaagaatttatttttttactataaTTCCTTAAAAACTTTATGAAATCTTTCCAAGCAcgggtaaaagaaaaaaatgtcaaactgTTATACGTGAAATAGCGGATGAAAGTGAGAAAATGACGAAAGGATTAAggggaataagaaaaaaatggagagaaaaaaaaaaaaaaactgtaggAAATGATCCATGGACCGGAACTGCATGGTGCAGTAGTGGGCCATGTGGCCATGTGTTTTGGGCGCGAGTCATAACCGTAAAACACGAATCACCAACACGAACAGATACCAGGAGGCAGCCACACGCCCCGCGCTCGCTACTATTTCAAGTCTTAACTTTATACTTTACAgctcaatatttatttattcgagcCTTGAGTTGTTACGACGCGTTTCTCCCCCTGCTTCGTGAATTTACAGCGACTACCCACGAATTTGCTTTGCGTTAAATTTCGCCGTTTATTGCATATTTCTCGCCGATATTTGGAACCTGGAATAGTTGGAAGATGAACCGATTTatttggcatttttttttttttttcagttatcTACCGCCTctcctctttttttatttatcgtatTATTAAACAGGAACAACGAATTAGCGTGgaacaaaaatttcggtcAATATCTTGAGACCGGACCAAATAATCCCCAAGCTTTCTCGGAATACACTGTGGTCCTAATTTTGAGAGAAGTTTGAGCTTCGAGGGAACGCTACATAGCGGAAGTTGAAGCGACCATAAAGCTTCCAACGACTTCGTAcacattgtacatacatatattatagtCATACCTGCGGGATCGGGGGTGTACACCATATTATACGCCAGATGTCTTATACggtgtatttattattttaagcTCGATCTTATTTTAAACCGTGGGCTCAGGAAGATAATAGTTTTTTCGTTTAAAACTCGGTCTCACAATGTTATTATCTGCGTTAACCTGCATCGTACACCATATCTCCATGACGTATATTAcggaattataattttctggTACACGTCCCATGGTTCCACAGTATTAATGTCCGTTAATATCGCTTTGATATAAccatgaaaaaataagatatCTCCTCGCCTTAGTCTCggttttttggtttttattgtatcattattattattattattattaccattaattttatattaacaAATGCTATGTATGTATAAGCTCAAAACGTATCGAGAGAACAGAGCCAGATGCATTAATAGGCGTGTGATTTATCTATCATATAATACCTTGCTATTTATCACTTAAGTATACACTACGagaattttctctaaattgcaaattttttcggctttttttttccttagttccttttctttcttcttttttcgaaatttttttaaaaatccgaCATTTCTTTTGCATTATTTCGAACCAATTTGGGGGGTGAGaccattaaaattcgattttaccCTTATTAAGGACAGGTCTaatgcacatgcatgtatatacacatgaaTGTATACGTTTGCTActtacataataatatttacattGTATAGTATCGTTAATCGCATCCAATTAAGTGCAACGTTGTAACAGTCACTCAGAATAAGCTATATTAATACGTTTCACAAATCTGTATAATGATCTATTGTTTACTATATGATAAATAATATGGGATTATACATTTTTGGTCTGTATCTACATAAAATGTGTATCGTACATATCATCGATTATTCAGTTATTTATCACGTTAAATCCAAACGCAGCTTCGCTTTACTCGtcgataaatatatttgtctgtatatttatatgggtaaaatttcttttcctatCGTTTATATCCCGTTTTAATATGCTAAATTTATACAAGTGGtagttcaaatttattataattacacgTATAATTAAACGAAGGTTAAATTTAACACAAATCATCGCTTACATGTCTATCGTACAATTTCAAACTGCTTGATAGGCCCTGAAAATTCTTTTATCCATCCATTATACTGTACTTCGCGTAATAGTAATAATCGATCTGAATAGAATGAGCATAGGCAATGAAGTTCAAAACAAATTCACAAATTGATATTTCCTTGCATGAATCAAAAGTGTTTCACTTCTGTAATAATATGTAATGTAAcccgtatttttttcaacatttttctttatttgcgttttttcattttttcatttttatttattaatttttttttttttttttgttcttactAACATTATAACCCCAGCCGTTATAATAAGCCCTAATTTTGATATTAAAGATTATAGCAGTGTGAGTAGATTATAATTAATagttatgtatatttatacaagcaaaaaaattttaaacgccTCGAAGCACGCTCTATGTAGGATACATAATATACTGTATCACGTCtgattttacaataattaacaaTCTTTAGTTTCTACACATAACTCCCATCGCAAGTATATCTAAacgttgtgaaaaaataaggtTTATCGAATACTGGCAGCAAGTtatgttcttctttttttcctcccgttttttcataaaaacagACGGTAACTAATATCTATTACATTTAAGGAATACCCTGTTTCAACGTCAAAGCGTTTTTGTCCTCGATCACGTCGATCGGAATAACAAGTCGGAAGTGAAAGGTGTCAATTATTGCAAATTTCCAGAGTGATAACAAGATTGGATCTTGCACACTGCGTTACCCTAAACGTGCCACGACGTACTTtaataattttgcattttcatcatataatatattcttaTCAAATAGTTATGAATCTATGAGTCTATAATTAACAGCATTAATATTATCAATAGGGTATATAATATGATATTATGCGGTAGTCACTCGCTTAAAACTAGTTAATCCTAAGCTGCCAACAAAGCAGTTAGTTTCTATTTACAAGACTGAGCAAAGTCGTTCAAGCGCTATCAACTCTTTTCAAACGTGACAATGCTTATGGCTGTCCGATTCGTTGCCAGCACAATATTATACTCTACCTTTCTCCGTCACGctttactttgaaattttatcaatcattCCATTTCGCACCACTGTAATATCGTGATCTCTGGATTCGCGCGTTATTCGCAGACAAATTACCTTCTTCATCCTACCCATTCCAGTCAGTTTACAGACACGTTTTCAATGTTCAATCACCAATATCTTTCGTGACTATAACCCGTTCTTAACAAACCCAATTTTTAGTAAGACGTGGATTTCCATAAAAAGAATAGGATGTTCGAAGCCAACTCAAGTTATAGACTTATAGTTAGATTACACTGAACCGAGTGTGACGTGACTAAAACAGTGACtaatgtattaaaatataaatttgaaccaAAAACGCTATCTCATTTAAAACGaatattattcattcgtttgcctgattcgatttttcattactgTTTGTTAAATATCTTGGAAACTTCATACTTGATGCCTATTGATTTGACAGACTATCATAGGAACTgtctaaattattttttctcttatgAACTATTGTTAAAACGGTCTTGGCCGCGATGTTACCCTCGTGTTCAATACAAGAATTAGCATGAAACGTCTTTGAAATGACTTAATTTAAAAGTAGTAAGAAGAATTAGAAAAACatgaaagtgaattttttgtgCGTTCTCATGCATAATAAATAGCACAATAAGTCACTTTTCtgcaataataaatacatggATTACTCACGATATagagttttaaaaaatcagaTTATGGATCGAGTTACCGAGTGCGTGACAAGGCTGTCAatacaataattgaaatcTTTCAGAAGTCGACGTATAATGAgtttatatataaaaaaaacacaatttgaaaaaaactagACAAACAACTGAactgtaatttcaatttttcagttataACGAGGGATGTAAATGTGTGATCTGAGATCCTTGGATAtctgacgagaaaaaaaattgctacaAATTAAGCAATGTAGAATAAATTGAAGGATTTTTAGCAAATTGCTAAAAGATTTCCCACCCGAAAAATGATTTGAGTAGTTTTTGTACCAATTCTTTACAAGTGCCGAATGCAAACAATATTTGGTTAACATTAAGAGTATGTTGCAAcgccacaaaaaaaaaaaaaaatgctatttGCTTGatgttatgttttttttttcttccctttcttttAGCAATAACATATTACAGCCTGTGGGCAGAGGGATCACACCTTTCAATAACAGAAAATAGACCCGTTGTATACGCACGAAAACCTAACCGTTCTAATTCATTTGTAATAATGT
This genomic stretch from Neodiprion pinetum isolate iyNeoPine1 chromosome 6, iyNeoPine1.2, whole genome shotgun sequence harbors:
- the Pban gene encoding PBAN-type neuropeptides, translating into MILFTKHFSVCTSIALLVTCVTAEYDTRETELNGGRLPEENSMCSGTSCAKRSPLNGAAGSMWFGPRLGRRRRSDERLEMDPEETNAIADVINGAPWALVSIPGGKRHALQVFTPRLGRELGENYGFNSLVGDQGGNQDDMEQRSPPFAPRLGRRLPFAPSPRLGRELRALFQKV